Proteins encoded by one window of Lacerta agilis isolate rLacAgi1 chromosome 11, rLacAgi1.pri, whole genome shotgun sequence:
- the LOC117054900 gene encoding LOW QUALITY PROTEIN: 60S ribosomal protein L27-like (The sequence of the model RefSeq protein was modified relative to this genomic sequence to represent the inferred CDS: inserted 2 bases in 1 codon): MQETREKKDPSHWKSPVQSLPSSAPRWKVILAGRYSGRKAVIVKNIDDGTSDRPYSXVAGIDRYPRKVTASMGKKKIAKCSKIKSFVNYNHLMPTRYSVDIPLDKTVVNKDVFRDPALKRKAQREAKVKFEERYKTGKNKWFFQKLRF, from the exons ATGCAAGAGACAAGAGAAAAGAAGGACCCATCTCACTGGAAGTCCCCGGTTCAATCACTGCCATCTTCAG CTCCAAGATGGAAAGTCATCCTTGCTGGGCGTTACTCTGGACGCAAAGCTGTTATTGTTAAGAATATTGATGATGGCACCTCTGACCGCCCCTACAG GGTGGCTGGCATTGATCGCTACCCACGCAAAGTGACAGCAAGCATGGGCAAGAAGAAGATTGCCAAGTGTTCCAAGATCAAGTCCTTTGTGAATTACAACCACTTGATGCCTACCAGGTACTCCGTTGATATTCCCCTTGACAAGACCGTTGTCAACAAGGATGTCTTTAGGGACCCTGCGCTGAAACGTAAAGCGCAGCGAGAGGCCAAAGTGAAATTTGAGGAGAGATACAAGACAGGCAAGAACAAGTGGTTTTTCCAGAAGCTCAGATTCTGA